The following proteins are co-located in the Microbacterium sp. Clip185 genome:
- the phnE gene encoding phosphonate ABC transporter, permease protein PhnE: protein MTAVDPSPTHTAPAFALPERPRRPLGIVIGLAVTGIVVAAFWSVDITWSRLGELPAAIVRYIWLMFSAPDWSKLPEALWQTWRSVEMAWVGTVLGVIVATPLSLVASRGFGPAWLRSTLRLVFSVIRAVPEIIFAIIILSMTGLTPLTGALALAVNGVGTLGKWGYEAVEAVPQGPIEAARAAGGNTAQVLRWGVWPQATPAFLSFWLYRFEINVRSSAVLGLIGVGGIGDMLTTYTQYREWSTVGMLLIVVIAVTMTIDAISGAVRRRIMEGARVR, encoded by the coding sequence ATGACCGCGGTCGACCCCTCGCCGACGCACACCGCGCCCGCGTTCGCGCTGCCTGAGCGACCGCGTCGACCCCTCGGAATCGTCATCGGCCTCGCCGTGACGGGGATCGTGGTCGCCGCTTTCTGGTCGGTCGACATCACCTGGTCGCGGCTGGGGGAGCTTCCGGCCGCGATCGTTCGCTACATCTGGCTCATGTTCTCGGCCCCCGACTGGTCGAAGCTTCCCGAGGCGCTCTGGCAGACCTGGCGCAGCGTCGAGATGGCCTGGGTCGGCACCGTGCTCGGCGTCATCGTCGCGACCCCGCTGAGCCTCGTGGCCTCCCGTGGTTTCGGCCCGGCATGGCTGCGCTCCACGCTGCGTCTGGTCTTCTCCGTCATCCGTGCGGTTCCGGAGATCATCTTCGCGATCATCATCCTGTCGATGACCGGCCTCACACCGCTGACGGGCGCTCTCGCTCTCGCCGTCAACGGCGTCGGCACGCTCGGCAAGTGGGGATACGAGGCGGTGGAGGCGGTGCCGCAGGGGCCGATCGAGGCGGCGCGCGCGGCCGGTGGCAACACCGCGCAGGTGCTGCGCTGGGGCGTGTGGCCGCAGGCGACGCCCGCGTTCCTGTCGTTCTGGCTCTACCGGTTCGAGATCAACGTGCGATCCTCCGCCGTGCTGGGCCTGATCGGCGTGGGCGGAATCGGCGACATGCTCACCACCTACACCCAGTACCGTGAGTGGTCGACGGTGGGGATGCTGCTGATCGTGGTCATCGCGGTGACGATGACCATCGACGCGATCAGCGGTGCGGTCCGCCGCAGGATCATGGAGGGTGCGCGTGTCCGCTGA
- the phnE gene encoding phosphonate ABC transporter, permease protein PhnE, with product MSASSLELPPRPGGRWKGWVIAALVVAVTVFMCLPVVGIDLDLSGIARNWQHGASKVMGLLQPDWSFFPRTVGPLLETLQMAVIGTAVGALISLPLSFLAARPTNPHPWLRGAVRTVLNVVRAVPDLLSAAVLVAMVGVGALPGILALVLFNVGIIVKLVSESIDAMDAGPIEAGRAAGGTQLQINRTLALPDTWPAFVAQTLYVFELNVRASSVLGLVGAGGLGLLIDAVRTYYRYDQLSLIILEILVLVVLLDALSAAVRRRLV from the coding sequence GTGAGCGCGTCGTCGCTCGAGCTGCCGCCCAGGCCCGGTGGGCGCTGGAAGGGTTGGGTCATCGCGGCCCTCGTCGTCGCCGTCACGGTGTTCATGTGCCTGCCCGTCGTCGGCATCGATCTCGATCTGAGCGGTATCGCACGCAACTGGCAGCACGGGGCGAGCAAGGTTATGGGACTGCTCCAGCCCGACTGGTCGTTCTTCCCGCGCACAGTCGGGCCGCTGCTCGAGACGCTGCAGATGGCCGTGATCGGCACCGCCGTCGGCGCGCTGATCTCGCTTCCGCTCAGCTTTCTCGCCGCGCGCCCGACCAACCCGCATCCGTGGCTACGCGGGGCCGTTCGCACCGTGCTGAACGTCGTGCGGGCCGTTCCCGACCTGCTGTCGGCCGCGGTGCTGGTGGCCATGGTCGGCGTCGGCGCGCTTCCCGGCATCCTCGCGCTCGTGCTCTTCAACGTCGGCATCATCGTCAAACTCGTCTCCGAGTCCATCGATGCGATGGATGCGGGTCCGATCGAGGCAGGCCGCGCCGCCGGCGGCACCCAGCTGCAGATCAACCGAACGCTCGCCCTGCCCGACACCTGGCCTGCCTTCGTCGCTCAGACGCTCTACGTGTTCGAGCTCAACGTTCGCGCCTCGTCGGTGCTGGGACTGGTGGGCGCCGGCGGACTCGGCCTGCTGATCGACGCGGTGCGCACGTACTACCGCTACGACCAGCTCTCGCTCATCATCCTGGAGATCCTCGTGCTCGTCGTCCTTCTCGACGCCCTCAGCGCCGCCGTTCGACGGAGGCTCGTATGA
- the phnC gene encoding phosphonate ABC transporter ATP-binding protein → MTTPLHQEVGAAAPASWPIRLRDVQVRYPNGTMGLRGVSLDIPAGEMVAVVGLSGSGKSTLIRTINGLVPISAGSLTVGDTELAGARPRTLRRLRGGIGMVFQGFNLAGRTSVLNNVLVGRLTHTPTWRTLLGAYTAADKQIAYEALERVGILAKVYDRASALSGGQQQRVAIARALAQQPRIVLADEPVASLDPPTAHGVMGDLRRINRELGMTVLVNLHLLDLARQYGTRLIGMRAGELVYDGSAADATDADFAEIYGRSVTAEDRLGS, encoded by the coding sequence GTGACGACGCCTCTCCACCAGGAGGTCGGGGCTGCGGCCCCGGCCTCCTGGCCCATCCGCCTTCGCGACGTCCAGGTGCGCTACCCCAACGGAACGATGGGCCTACGGGGTGTGAGCCTGGACATCCCCGCAGGAGAGATGGTCGCTGTCGTCGGACTCTCCGGATCGGGAAAGTCCACCCTCATCCGCACGATCAACGGGCTCGTCCCCATCTCGGCCGGCTCGCTCACGGTCGGCGACACGGAGCTCGCGGGTGCGCGCCCGCGTACGCTCCGACGCCTGCGGGGCGGCATCGGCATGGTCTTCCAGGGCTTCAACCTCGCCGGTCGCACCAGCGTCCTGAACAACGTGCTCGTCGGAAGACTCACCCACACGCCCACCTGGCGTACCCTCCTCGGCGCCTACACGGCGGCCGATAAGCAGATCGCCTACGAGGCGCTGGAGCGCGTCGGCATCCTCGCGAAGGTCTACGACCGCGCCTCGGCGCTCTCGGGAGGCCAGCAGCAGCGTGTCGCGATCGCCCGGGCCCTCGCGCAGCAGCCGCGGATCGTGCTGGCCGACGAGCCCGTCGCGAGCCTCGATCCGCCCACGGCGCACGGGGTGATGGGGGACTTGCGGCGCATCAACCGCGAGCTCGGCATGACGGTGCTCGTGAACCTCCACCTGCTCGATCTCGCGCGTCAGTACGGTACGCGTCTGATCGGGATGCGGGCGGGCGAGCTCGTCTACGACGGCTCGGCCGCCGATGCCACGGATGCCGACTTCGCGGAGATCTACGGCCGGTCGGTCACGGCCGAGGATCGGCTCGGTTCGTGA
- the phnD gene encoding phosphate/phosphite/phosphonate ABC transporter substrate-binding protein, which yields MNITRLRLGAAAAVVAAASLLLAGCAGSADPGTSQAAADPDSLVLALVPSQDQNGLVDTAKPLTDMLTEKLGIPVTGVVAKDYQAAVEAMGAGQAQIGFLPSLQLWQASDKYGAKVVLQTERNGNITYPAQFMTNNPDKYCDDTPVERDGMLFCNGADAMKGPAGLDSITKVKGAKVAMLGPGSPAGYIYPVLALQEAGVNTDSDIEKLPVTANDASVLAVYNGDAEVGFSFWDARTIVKKDVPDVGQKVVVFAMTDEIPNDGVALTSDLSPELQQKITDALEEYSSSDEGSKVLQSIYSITKLAPADPASLDVVARAAQQLGLQ from the coding sequence ATGAATATCACCCGCCTGCGCCTCGGCGCCGCAGCCGCCGTCGTGGCGGCCGCATCCCTGCTGCTCGCCGGTTGTGCCGGCTCGGCCGACCCCGGAACGAGCCAGGCCGCGGCCGATCCCGACTCCCTCGTGCTGGCGCTCGTTCCCTCCCAGGACCAGAACGGCCTCGTCGACACCGCGAAGCCCCTGACCGACATGCTCACTGAGAAGCTCGGCATCCCGGTCACGGGTGTCGTCGCGAAGGACTACCAGGCCGCTGTCGAGGCGATGGGTGCGGGCCAGGCGCAGATCGGCTTCCTGCCCTCCCTGCAGCTCTGGCAGGCCAGCGACAAGTACGGCGCCAAGGTCGTGCTGCAGACCGAGCGCAACGGCAACATCACCTACCCCGCGCAGTTCATGACCAACAACCCCGACAAGTACTGCGACGACACTCCCGTCGAGCGCGACGGCATGCTCTTCTGCAACGGCGCCGACGCGATGAAGGGACCGGCCGGTCTCGACTCCATCACGAAGGTCAAGGGCGCGAAGGTCGCGATGCTCGGCCCCGGCTCTCCCGCCGGCTACATCTACCCGGTGCTGGCACTGCAGGAAGCCGGCGTCAACACCGACAGCGACATCGAGAAGCTGCCGGTCACCGCCAACGACGCGTCCGTCCTCGCGGTCTACAACGGCGACGCCGAGGTCGGCTTCAGCTTCTGGGACGCACGCACGATCGTGAAGAAGGACGTCCCGGATGTGGGTCAGAAGGTCGTCGTCTTCGCGATGACGGACGAGATCCCCAACGACGGTGTCGCCCTCACCTCCGACCTGTCGCCGGAGCTGCAGCAGAAGATCACGGATGCGCTCGAGGAGTACTCGAGCTCTGACGAGGGCTCGAAGGTGCTTCAGAGCATCTACTCCATCACCAAGCTCGCTCCCGCCGACCCCGCCTCGCTCGACGTGGTCGCCCGCGCGGCGCAGCAGCTGGGTCTGCAGTGA
- a CDS encoding HAD family hydrolase, which translates to MPRPVLIFDFDGTVALGDGPVLAYAASVAAAGRLPESFVTEVRRGLGDPTAEGAVDGYDLVRILALRAGADETHLAFGYRASRGMLATAAAPIGTPAGLARLLDDVDAERVLLTNAPDVRLVEALEALGLAGRFDRIVTDAAKPAGLEALLDELDPARPVLSIGDIWRNDLAPAHARGHATALVGTSVTPDAQPTYRAARLDDLLDDIARWALAARVA; encoded by the coding sequence GTGCCACGTCCTGTTCTCATCTTCGACTTCGACGGTACCGTCGCCCTCGGCGACGGACCGGTGCTGGCCTACGCCGCATCCGTGGCCGCCGCCGGTCGTCTGCCGGAGAGTTTCGTCACTGAGGTGCGGCGGGGCCTTGGGGACCCGACCGCGGAGGGCGCCGTCGACGGCTACGACCTCGTCCGCATCCTCGCCCTGCGCGCCGGCGCCGACGAGACGCACCTCGCGTTCGGGTATCGCGCGAGCCGCGGGATGCTGGCGACGGCGGCGGCCCCGATCGGCACACCCGCGGGCCTCGCACGCCTGCTGGATGACGTCGACGCTGAGCGGGTCCTGCTCACGAACGCGCCCGACGTGCGACTCGTCGAAGCGCTCGAGGCGCTGGGGCTCGCCGGGCGTTTCGACCGGATCGTCACGGATGCGGCGAAGCCCGCAGGGCTGGAGGCGCTCCTCGACGAGCTCGACCCCGCACGTCCCGTGCTGAGCATCGGCGACATCTGGCGCAACGACCTCGCCCCCGCCCACGCCCGCGGCCACGCCACAGCGCTCGTCGGGACATCCGTCACGCCCGACGCCCAGCCGACCTATCGCGCCGCGCGCCTGGACGACCTCCTCGACGACATCGCACGCTGGGCGCTCGCTGCCCGCGTCGCCTGA
- a CDS encoding amino acid deaminase encodes MTTPDEQPVKSSTERVDAAARRATEDPAAALALLPGIAASVRQDAANGLFDAWDLSTAVDENTGEPVLPEAFFRYLHTVAGLDATWPAGNAGLVHVYGYLFSLAETPYGLKRERWLDAALATAYGEPTLFHAEALSGGALSVTPLARITAAARALLSEHTVREEQVGPVRARIAIGRRAASGSFALAYAIDRGTGERLVTTFPIASPADTLAAIDAAPPRLRWNAAE; translated from the coding sequence ATGACCACGCCCGATGAACAGCCGGTTAAATCATCGACCGAGCGCGTGGATGCGGCGGCCCGCCGTGCGACGGAGGATCCCGCCGCGGCGCTCGCCCTGCTGCCCGGCATCGCCGCATCCGTTCGACAGGACGCCGCGAACGGCCTGTTCGACGCGTGGGATCTTTCCACGGCCGTCGATGAGAACACCGGGGAGCCCGTGCTGCCCGAGGCCTTCTTTCGGTATCTGCACACGGTGGCGGGGCTGGATGCGACCTGGCCCGCGGGCAACGCGGGACTCGTACACGTCTACGGCTACCTCTTCTCGCTCGCCGAGACCCCCTACGGACTCAAGCGCGAACGGTGGCTGGACGCGGCGCTCGCCACGGCGTACGGCGAGCCCACGCTCTTCCACGCCGAGGCGCTGAGCGGCGGCGCACTCTCCGTCACGCCGCTGGCGCGCATCACGGCCGCGGCCCGCGCTCTGCTGTCCGAGCACACGGTGCGCGAGGAGCAGGTCGGGCCGGTACGTGCGCGGATCGCGATCGGGCGGCGCGCCGCATCCGGATCCTTCGCCCTCGCCTACGCGATCGATCGCGGCACGGGCGAGCGCCTCGTGACGACGTTCCCGATCGCCTCCCCCGCCGACACGCTCGCCGCCATCGACGCCGCGCCGCCCCGGCTGCGCTGGAACGCCGCCGAGTGA
- a CDS encoding helix-turn-helix transcriptional regulator has product MTIEEDPMTDDADALTIGRRIRQLRTAQGMTLDALAAAVDRAPSQLSMIENGKREPRLTLLRAIAKALGTTVDALLEAEPLDERAAMEIALQRAMKGQTFQALGIDAFRIGKTVPDEALRAMLALHGEIDRLRDERSATPEEARRANVELRDLMREQNNYFAELETEARAILDAVAHPGGPLTQRSASDIAAHLGFTLHYVPDLPQTTRSVADLKHGRLYLSSRVAAKGDARTAVLQALSSRILGHREPTSYAEFLRQRVETNYLTGALLVPESHVVPVLTDAKADRAISIEDLRDLYSVSYETAAHRFTNLATVHLGIPVHFLKVHESGTITKAYENDDVNFPADRLGAIEGQMCCRRWTSRVVFDVDDRFNPYYQYTDTGNGTYWCTARVEYSSEGAHSISVGVRFEDTKWFLGRDTANRGVSRHSVEVCCRRAPAELESAWRENSWPNVRTPRTLLATLPTGAFPGVDTTEVYEFLEAHAPS; this is encoded by the coding sequence ATGACGATCGAAGAAGATCCGATGACCGACGACGCCGACGCCCTGACGATCGGGCGCCGCATCCGCCAGCTGCGCACCGCGCAGGGCATGACGCTTGACGCGCTCGCCGCTGCGGTGGACCGCGCGCCGAGTCAGCTGTCCATGATCGAGAACGGCAAGCGAGAGCCCCGGCTCACGCTCCTACGTGCGATCGCGAAGGCGCTCGGCACGACGGTCGACGCGCTGCTGGAGGCCGAGCCGCTCGACGAGCGCGCGGCGATGGAGATCGCACTGCAGCGGGCGATGAAGGGGCAGACCTTCCAGGCGCTCGGCATCGACGCGTTCCGCATCGGCAAGACGGTGCCCGACGAGGCGCTGCGGGCGATGCTGGCCCTGCACGGTGAGATCGACCGGCTCCGCGACGAGCGCTCCGCGACGCCCGAGGAGGCGCGTCGGGCGAACGTCGAGCTGCGCGATCTCATGCGCGAGCAGAACAACTACTTCGCCGAGCTCGAGACCGAGGCTCGAGCGATCCTGGATGCGGTGGCTCACCCCGGCGGGCCCCTCACCCAGCGATCCGCCAGCGACATCGCCGCGCACCTGGGATTCACCCTCCACTACGTGCCCGACCTGCCGCAGACGACCCGCAGCGTCGCCGACCTGAAGCACGGGCGCCTGTACCTTTCGAGCCGGGTCGCCGCGAAGGGCGACGCGCGCACGGCCGTGCTGCAGGCGCTGTCGAGCCGCATCCTGGGGCATCGGGAGCCGACGAGCTACGCCGAGTTCCTGCGCCAGCGGGTCGAGACCAATTACCTCACCGGCGCCCTGCTCGTCCCCGAGTCCCATGTCGTGCCGGTGCTCACCGATGCCAAGGCTGACCGGGCGATCTCGATCGAGGACCTGCGCGATCTCTACTCGGTCTCCTACGAGACGGCCGCGCACCGCTTCACGAACCTCGCGACGGTGCACCTCGGCATCCCGGTGCACTTCCTCAAGGTGCACGAGTCGGGAACCATCACGAAGGCGTACGAGAACGACGACGTGAACTTCCCCGCCGACCGGCTGGGCGCGATCGAGGGGCAGATGTGCTGCCGGCGGTGGACGAGTCGCGTCGTGTTCGACGTCGACGACCGCTTCAACCCGTATTACCAGTACACCGACACCGGCAACGGGACGTACTGGTGCACTGCTCGCGTCGAGTACTCGAGCGAGGGCGCGCACTCGATCAGCGTGGGTGTGCGCTTCGAGGACACGAAGTGGTTCCTGGGGCGCGACACCGCCAACCGCGGGGTCTCACGGCACTCGGTCGAGGTGTGCTGCCGGCGTGCACCGGCCGAGCTCGAGAGCGCGTGGCGGGAGAACTCCTGGCCGAACGTCCGCACGCCCCGCACGCTGCTCGCGACTTTGCCCACCGGGGCCTTCCCCGGGGTCGACACGACCGAGGTCTACGAGTTCCTCGAGGCGCACGCCCCCAGCTGA
- the aceA gene encoding isocitrate lyase, producing MTSTAPFAQGPLRAGDMTQTAAELQEIWNTDPRWDGVERTYSAEDVIRLRGSVREENTLARRGAENLWNLLHTEDYIRALGAYTGGQAVQQVRAGLKAIYLSGWQVAADGNLAGQTYPDQSLYPANSVPAVVRRINNALIRQDQIEHAEGEITQDWLAPIVADAEAGFGGPLNAYELAQSLISAGAAGIHWEDQLASEKKCGHLGGKVLVPTQQHIRTLNAARLAADVAGVPTVIIARTDALAADLLTSDVDPRDQEFTTGERTSEGFYRVRPGIDAVISRGLAFAPYADLIWVETGEPDIELARAFAAAIHERYPGKLLAYNCSPSFNWKRHLSDEQIATFQQDLADLGYKFQFITLAGFHAVNYAMFDLAAGYAERAMSAYVELQEAEFAAEARGYTATRHQREAGTGYFDHVSTALNPDSATLALAGSTETAQFH from the coding sequence ATGACCAGCACCGCCCCCTTCGCCCAGGGCCCGCTGCGCGCGGGTGACATGACGCAGACCGCCGCTGAGCTGCAGGAGATCTGGAACACGGATCCGCGCTGGGACGGCGTCGAGCGCACCTACTCGGCCGAGGACGTCATTCGCCTCCGCGGCTCGGTACGCGAGGAGAACACGCTCGCCCGCCGCGGTGCGGAGAACCTCTGGAACCTGCTGCACACGGAGGACTACATCCGCGCACTCGGCGCCTACACCGGTGGCCAGGCCGTGCAGCAGGTGCGCGCGGGACTGAAGGCCATCTACCTCTCGGGCTGGCAGGTCGCCGCCGACGGCAACCTGGCGGGCCAGACCTACCCCGACCAGAGCCTCTACCCGGCGAACTCGGTCCCCGCGGTCGTGCGCCGCATCAACAACGCGCTCATCCGTCAGGACCAGATCGAGCACGCCGAGGGCGAGATCACGCAGGACTGGCTCGCCCCGATCGTCGCCGACGCCGAGGCCGGCTTCGGCGGACCCCTCAACGCCTACGAGCTCGCGCAGTCGCTCATCTCGGCCGGTGCCGCCGGCATCCACTGGGAGGACCAGCTCGCCAGCGAGAAGAAGTGCGGTCACCTCGGTGGCAAGGTGCTCGTTCCCACCCAGCAGCACATCCGCACCCTCAACGCCGCACGCCTCGCGGCGGATGTGGCGGGCGTGCCGACGGTCATCATCGCCCGCACCGATGCCCTCGCCGCGGACCTGCTCACGAGCGACGTCGACCCGCGCGACCAGGAGTTCACCACCGGTGAGCGCACGTCCGAGGGCTTCTACCGGGTGCGTCCCGGCATCGACGCGGTCATCAGCCGCGGCCTCGCCTTCGCCCCCTACGCCGACCTCATCTGGGTCGAGACGGGTGAGCCCGACATCGAGCTCGCCCGCGCGTTCGCAGCCGCCATCCACGAGCGCTACCCCGGCAAGCTCCTGGCCTACAACTGCTCGCCCAGCTTCAACTGGAAGCGACACCTCAGCGACGAGCAGATCGCGACGTTCCAGCAGGACCTCGCGGACCTCGGCTACAAATTCCAGTTCATCACCCTGGCCGGATTCCACGCCGTCAACTACGCCATGTTCGACCTCGCCGCCGGCTACGCCGAGCGCGCCATGAGCGCCTACGTCGAGCTGCAGGAGGCCGAGTTCGCCGCCGAGGCGCGCGGCTACACCGCCACCCGTCACCAGCGCGAGGCGGGAACCGGCTACTTCGACCACGTCTCGACCGCGCTCAACCCCGACAGCGCGACGTTGGCGCTGGCCGGCTCCACCGAGACCGCTCAGTTCCACTGA